One genomic segment of Helianthus annuus cultivar XRQ/B chromosome 14, HanXRQr2.0-SUNRISE, whole genome shotgun sequence includes these proteins:
- the LOC110907952 gene encoding uncharacterized protein LOC110907952 isoform X1, translating into MALVKMMMIAIALLFTFTFSVAAEEALVSRIAFGSCANQTSPQPIWDAIVDFKPQVFIWLGDNIYGDIRRPFKLFGNERTIGPWKNVPRFVPSSEDEMQSKYNIAKTNHGYTRLRHIAKVIGTWDDHDYGLNDAGKEFKLKDTNQRLMLDFLDEPHDSPRRKQAGVYASYTFGPEGRRIKVILLDTRYHRDPLRSDGTILGDAQWTWLNKELNGPPSEITIIASSIQVVSNLSACTGPLFYMESWGRFPRERKRLFNLISNSKRDGVFFISGDVHFGEITRYDCATAYPLYDITSSGLTQAVEKVIPSFLHFVLRFLAWVTPTTMRVINNNTCKHRSCTYGQPNFGAIQVNWDANPVKLRFEVRGVSGEAVNSVTTSLPELEASKKRKPDIIKGKQQYCSLEVDLPWLVRHRLAILFTFSVAVVIVVQVGVLYMAISLMVKCLRKCKLD; encoded by the exons ATGGCgttggtgaagatgatgatgatcgcAATTGCATTACTATTCACTTTCACTTTCAGTGTTGCTGCTGAAGAAGCTCTCGTCTCTCGAATCGCATTTGGGTCTTGCGCAAATCAAACCTCTCCACAG CCTATATGGGATGCTATAGTAGATTTCAAACCACAGGTTTTCATTTGGCTTGGGGATAACATATATGGAGATATCAGGCGCCCTTTTAAATTGTTTGGTAACGAGAGAACTATAGGCCCATGGAAGAATGTTCCTAGGTTTGTTCCCTCTTCAGAGGATGAAATGCAATCCAAATACAACATTGCTAAGACAAATCATGGTTATACGCGTCTCCGTCACATTGCCAAGGTCATTGGCACTTGGGATGATCACGATTACGGATTAAATGATGCCGGCAAAGAATTTAAACTCAAAGACACCAACCAAAGGCTTATGTTGGATTTCTTGGACGAGCCCCATGACAGTCCACG TCGCAAGCAGGCTGGAGTTTATGCATCTTACACATTTGGTCCTGAGGGCAGGCGGATCAag GTCATACTTTTGGATACTAGATACCACAGAGATCCCCTGCGCAGTGATGGAACCATTTTGGGAGATGCACAATGGACTTGGTTAAACAAGGAGTTGAATGGTCCACCATCAGAAATAACAATAATTGCTTCATCTATTCAG GTTGTGTCAAATCTTTCAGCTTGTACCGGCCCTTTATTCTACATGGAAAGTTGGGGACGCTTTCCAAGAGAAAGGAAACGCCTTTTTAACTTAATATCAAATAGCAAg AGAGATGGGGTTTTCTTCATAAGTGGAGATGTGCATTTTGGAGAAATAACACGATATGATTGTGCCACCGCGTATCCCCTCTATGACATCACCTCAAGTGGTCTTACTCAGGCTGTCGAGAAAGTAATTCCTTCATTTTTACATTTTGTGCTGAGATTTTTGGCATGGGTGACACCTACTACTATGAGAGTTATCAACAACAACACCTGCAAACACAGATCATGCACATACG GACAACCTAATTTTGGAGCGATACAAGTAAATTGGGacgcaaatccggtgaagttgaGATTTGAAGTGAGAGGTGTCAGTGGTGAGGCAGTTAATAGCGTAACTACTTCATTGCCAGAGCTTGAAGCTAGCAAGAAACGTAAACCCGATATAATAAAAGGCAAACAACAATACTGCTCTCTTGAAGTTGACTTACCATGGCTTGTGAGACATCGCCTGGCTATCCTATTCACCTTTTCAGTAGCCG TGGTGATTGTTGTGCAGGTAGGAGTTTTGTATATGGCGATATCACTGATGGTTAAATGCCTGCGCAAGTGCAAGCTTGATTGA
- the LOC110907952 gene encoding uncharacterized protein LOC110907952 isoform X2 codes for MALVKMMMIAIALLFTFTFSVAAEEALVSRIAFGSCANQTSPQPIWDAIVDFKPQVFIWLGDNIYGDIRRPFKLFGNERTIGPWKNVPRFVPSSEDEMQSKYNIAKTNHGYTRLRHIAKVIGTWDDHDYGLNDAGKEFKLKDTNQRLMLDFLDEPHDSPRRKQAGVYASYTFGPEGRRIKVILLDTRYHRDPLRSDGTILGDAQWTWLNKELNGPPSEITIIASSIQVVSNLSACTGPLFYMESWGRFPRERKRLFNLISNSKRDGVFFISGDVHFGEITRYDCATAYPLYDITSSGLTQAVEKVIPSFLHFVLRFLAWVTPTTMRVINNNTCKHRSCTYGQPNFGAIQVNWDANPVKLRFEVRGVSGEAVNSVTTSLPELEASKKRKPDIIKGKQQYCSLEVDLPWLVRHRLAILFTFSVAGRSFVYGDITDG; via the exons ATGGCgttggtgaagatgatgatgatcgcAATTGCATTACTATTCACTTTCACTTTCAGTGTTGCTGCTGAAGAAGCTCTCGTCTCTCGAATCGCATTTGGGTCTTGCGCAAATCAAACCTCTCCACAG CCTATATGGGATGCTATAGTAGATTTCAAACCACAGGTTTTCATTTGGCTTGGGGATAACATATATGGAGATATCAGGCGCCCTTTTAAATTGTTTGGTAACGAGAGAACTATAGGCCCATGGAAGAATGTTCCTAGGTTTGTTCCCTCTTCAGAGGATGAAATGCAATCCAAATACAACATTGCTAAGACAAATCATGGTTATACGCGTCTCCGTCACATTGCCAAGGTCATTGGCACTTGGGATGATCACGATTACGGATTAAATGATGCCGGCAAAGAATTTAAACTCAAAGACACCAACCAAAGGCTTATGTTGGATTTCTTGGACGAGCCCCATGACAGTCCACG TCGCAAGCAGGCTGGAGTTTATGCATCTTACACATTTGGTCCTGAGGGCAGGCGGATCAag GTCATACTTTTGGATACTAGATACCACAGAGATCCCCTGCGCAGTGATGGAACCATTTTGGGAGATGCACAATGGACTTGGTTAAACAAGGAGTTGAATGGTCCACCATCAGAAATAACAATAATTGCTTCATCTATTCAG GTTGTGTCAAATCTTTCAGCTTGTACCGGCCCTTTATTCTACATGGAAAGTTGGGGACGCTTTCCAAGAGAAAGGAAACGCCTTTTTAACTTAATATCAAATAGCAAg AGAGATGGGGTTTTCTTCATAAGTGGAGATGTGCATTTTGGAGAAATAACACGATATGATTGTGCCACCGCGTATCCCCTCTATGACATCACCTCAAGTGGTCTTACTCAGGCTGTCGAGAAAGTAATTCCTTCATTTTTACATTTTGTGCTGAGATTTTTGGCATGGGTGACACCTACTACTATGAGAGTTATCAACAACAACACCTGCAAACACAGATCATGCACATACG GACAACCTAATTTTGGAGCGATACAAGTAAATTGGGacgcaaatccggtgaagttgaGATTTGAAGTGAGAGGTGTCAGTGGTGAGGCAGTTAATAGCGTAACTACTTCATTGCCAGAGCTTGAAGCTAGCAAGAAACGTAAACCCGATATAATAAAAGGCAAACAACAATACTGCTCTCTTGAAGTTGACTTACCATGGCTTGTGAGACATCGCCTGGCTATCCTATTCACCTTTTCAGTAGCCG GTAGGAGTTTTGTATATGGCGATATCACTGATGGTTAA